One window of Sulfurospirillum sp. 1612 genomic DNA carries:
- a CDS encoding NAD(P)/FAD-dependent oxidoreductase translates to MKTVTLKSNYDVIIVGSGPAGLGAAFKIAENSEQSVLLLEKKKISSGGLRNDCKQNYTYPVGFPLEHWKKEDADALMEEVKEHLNPTIERRENIDKYVKRAQKIDVEILMIDQAHVGTDKSSKLISDLLQKLRTLQVDVVLETEVQALSKTSKKIILSDGRHIGFNNIILAPGRADYDWMQEQMDHIGVAYNDNIVDIGIRIEMKEENYPIVKEYYDPKILFPNKVRTFCTNSGCAHVVREKYKGYYSVNGHSLSKENERNNLVNFAVLKTIRLTEPVVSGQQFGKILGEMVMQLSGGSVIMQRVGDFRLGSRSKVETFNNDLYDFKPTLKSAVAADLSLSMPAKILRDIWKSLKMLDTIVPGVLHPSNIIYYPEIKTYSNKPHFLDENFKVKEGYYIIGDGAGTSRGITAAWASGIRAAQGILAVKPKK, encoded by the coding sequence ATGAAAACAGTAACATTAAAATCAAATTATGATGTGATTATTGTAGGTTCTGGACCAGCAGGTTTGGGGGCGGCTTTTAAGATAGCAGAAAATTCCGAGCAATCGGTGTTACTGCTAGAAAAGAAAAAAATAAGCTCCGGTGGACTTCGTAATGATTGCAAACAAAATTATACTTATCCCGTAGGATTCCCTCTGGAGCACTGGAAAAAAGAAGATGCCGATGCCTTGATGGAGGAAGTGAAAGAACACTTAAATCCTACGATTGAAAGACGAGAAAATATCGACAAATACGTCAAAAGAGCGCAAAAGATTGATGTGGAAATATTGATGATTGACCAAGCACATGTCGGCACTGATAAATCTTCGAAACTCATCAGTGACTTACTTCAAAAACTCCGAACACTTCAAGTAGATGTCGTTTTGGAAACAGAAGTACAAGCATTGTCAAAAACGTCCAAAAAAATCATTCTTAGCGATGGTAGGCACATTGGATTTAATAATATTATCTTAGCACCCGGACGGGCTGATTATGATTGGATGCAAGAACAGATGGACCATATTGGTGTTGCATACAACGATAATATCGTAGATATCGGCATTAGAATTGAGATGAAAGAAGAAAATTATCCGATTGTCAAAGAGTATTATGATCCTAAAATCCTATTTCCCAATAAAGTGCGGACGTTTTGCACTAATTCCGGATGCGCTCATGTTGTCCGTGAAAAGTATAAAGGATACTATTCGGTCAATGGACACTCTTTATCAAAAGAAAATGAGAGAAATAACCTTGTAAATTTTGCAGTCCTAAAGACCATTCGTCTCACAGAACCCGTAGTCAGCGGACAGCAATTTGGTAAAATCTTGGGGGAAATGGTGATGCAACTCAGTGGCGGTTCTGTGATTATGCAGCGCGTGGGTGATTTTAGATTGGGCTCTCGTAGTAAGGTTGAAACGTTTAATAATGATTTATATGACTTTAAACCAACGCTTAAAAGTGCCGTAGCCGCAGACTTATCTCTGAGTATGCCTGCAAAGATATTGCGTGATATATGGAAATCACTCAAGATGCTAGATACTATTGTCCCAGGTGTTTTACATCCCTCAAATATCATCTATTATCCAGAGATTAAAACCTACTCAAATAAGCCACATTTTTTAGATGAAAATTTTAAAGTAAAAGAGGGGTATTATATCATCGGAGATGGGGCTGGGACGAGTCGTGGTATTACAGCAGCGTGGGCCTCAGGTATCCGAGCGGCTCAGGGTATCTTAGCAGTCAAGCCCAAGAAGTAA
- the rsmA gene encoding 16S rRNA (adenine(1518)-N(6)/adenine(1519)-N(6))-dimethyltransferase RsmA, with amino-acid sequence MIEAKKRFGQNFLKDSTVLNKIIQSMSNTNRNVVEIGPGLGDLTQELLREKSLIAYEVDKDLCVHLRKKFHKEIEENRLKLVEADVLECFEKGSLEDQPYDLVANLPYYIATKIILEALEDPMCQSLLVMIQKEVALKFSAKPNTKEFSSLSILSQSIAKVTILFDVDQSSFEPPPKVISSIISIKKNKEFYQKQDSLFDSISDFKQFKRYLRVAFASPRKTWIKNISAVYDKTKALDLLEEYNIPANFRPHQLCVNDHLNLFRELLKIKVNNGKEDNKHAQ; translated from the coding sequence TTGATAGAGGCTAAAAAAAGGTTTGGTCAAAATTTTTTGAAAGATAGCACCGTATTAAACAAGATCATCCAATCGATGTCCAACACTAACCGAAACGTGGTTGAAATTGGACCTGGCTTAGGTGATTTGACGCAAGAGTTATTAAGAGAAAAATCCTTGATAGCATATGAGGTCGATAAAGACTTATGCGTTCATTTGAGAAAAAAATTTCACAAAGAGATAGAAGAAAATAGGCTAAAATTAGTAGAGGCTGATGTCTTAGAGTGCTTTGAAAAAGGCTCATTAGAAGACCAGCCGTATGACTTGGTTGCAAATTTACCATATTATATTGCAACCAAGATAATACTAGAAGCATTAGAAGATCCCATGTGCCAATCTTTGCTTGTCATGATACAAAAAGAGGTCGCACTAAAATTTTCAGCTAAGCCCAATACGAAGGAATTCAGCTCTTTATCGATACTTTCTCAAAGTATAGCAAAAGTAACAATATTATTTGATGTGGATCAGAGCTCATTTGAGCCTCCTCCCAAAGTAATCTCGTCTATTATAAGCATAAAAAAGAATAAAGAATTTTATCAAAAACAAGACTCTTTATTTGACAGTATTTCAGATTTTAAGCAATTTAAAAGATATCTAAGAGTGGCCTTTGCAAGTCCTCGGAAAACTTGGATTAAGAATATATCTGCTGTTTATGATAAAACGAAAGCTTTAGATTTGTTGGAAGAGTATAATATTCCGGCAAATTTTAGACCTCATCAACTCTGTGTTAACGATCATCTTAATTTATTTAGGGAACTCCTAAAAATTAAGGTAAATAATGGAAAAGAAGACAACAAACACGCCCAATGA
- a CDS encoding ribonuclease J: MEKKTTNTPNEVSEKQQAPAKKHNAGQTQPAAKRNTTGQTQQNHKKRSNPNRNARSSKSAKNQPSVIGGNDKWQLDIKKSIDLNHKMHKERLERFHHFDLNTKAKVKITPLGGLGEIGGNITVIETDMSAIIVDVGMSFPSEDMHGVDILIPDFTYLRQIRKKIKGVVITHAHEDHIGAVPYLFKEMQFPIYATPLPLGMISNKFEEHGLKEYRKYFRPIQKRQKIKIGDIQVEWMHITHSIIDASSLAITTEAGTIIHTGDFKIDHTPIDGYPTDLHRFAAYGEKGVLCLLSDSTNSHKEGITRSENTVGKTFDYIFSKAKGRVIMSTFSSNIHRVYQAIEYGIKHGRKVCVIGRSMERNLFTAIDFGYINLEKSIFIDPHEVNKHPDKSVLIVTTGSQGETMAALYRMATDEHRHIKIKPSDQIIISAKAIPGNEASVSKVLNFLIKSGASVAYQDFSEIHVSGHAAQEEQKLMLRLVKPKFFLPVHGEYNHIAKHRDTAISCGVSSKNILLMSDGDQIEVCPKYMKKVKTVKTGKVFVDNQLNEKIANDVVMDRQKMADSGLVMIIAQVDGKEFKLSSRPKVASYGLVSDKDDRKFSLEMEGVIDQFTINAKKELFENKRALENELRQVVRKHIYRKMKKYPTIVPTIFVM, translated from the coding sequence ATGGAAAAGAAGACAACAAACACGCCCAATGAAGTAAGCGAAAAACAACAGGCTCCTGCAAAAAAACACAATGCAGGGCAAACCCAACCTGCCGCAAAACGCAATACGACAGGTCAAACACAACAAAATCACAAAAAAAGATCCAACCCCAATCGCAATGCACGATCTTCAAAAAGTGCCAAAAATCAGCCTAGTGTGATAGGTGGCAATGACAAATGGCAACTTGATATCAAAAAATCAATAGATCTCAATCATAAAATGCACAAAGAGCGACTTGAGCGATTTCATCATTTTGATTTGAATACAAAGGCGAAAGTCAAAATCACACCATTAGGTGGATTGGGTGAGATTGGTGGAAATATCACGGTGATTGAGACAGATATGAGTGCTATTATCGTGGATGTAGGGATGAGTTTCCCAAGCGAAGATATGCATGGTGTAGATATTTTAATACCCGATTTTACCTATTTGCGACAAATTCGTAAAAAGATCAAAGGGGTAGTGATTACTCATGCTCATGAAGATCATATTGGTGCTGTGCCGTATCTTTTTAAAGAGATGCAATTTCCAATCTATGCCACACCTCTGCCACTGGGTATGATATCCAATAAATTTGAAGAGCATGGACTGAAAGAGTACCGAAAATATTTCAGACCAATTCAAAAAAGACAAAAGATCAAAATCGGAGATATTCAAGTCGAATGGATGCATATTACCCACTCTATTATCGATGCCTCTTCTTTGGCGATTACTACAGAAGCAGGTACCATCATCCATACCGGAGATTTCAAGATTGATCATACGCCAATTGATGGGTATCCTACGGATCTTCATCGTTTTGCTGCCTATGGTGAAAAAGGCGTGCTTTGCTTGCTCAGTGATAGTACTAATTCCCATAAAGAAGGGATTACTAGAAGTGAAAATACCGTCGGCAAAACGTTTGATTATATATTCTCAAAAGCCAAGGGACGGGTGATTATGTCCACGTTCTCTTCAAATATCCATAGAGTGTATCAAGCGATTGAATATGGTATCAAACATGGAAGAAAAGTGTGTGTCATCGGAAGATCAATGGAACGCAACCTCTTTACGGCGATTGATTTTGGCTATATTAACTTAGAAAAAAGTATTTTTATTGATCCTCATGAAGTCAATAAACACCCAGATAAGAGTGTTTTGATTGTCACAACAGGGAGTCAAGGTGAGACAATGGCCGCGCTTTATAGAATGGCGACAGATGAACATCGCCATATCAAGATTAAGCCAAGTGACCAGATTATCATCTCAGCTAAAGCCATTCCTGGCAATGAGGCCAGCGTCTCAAAAGTGCTAAACTTTTTGATTAAAAGTGGGGCAAGTGTTGCTTATCAGGATTTTAGTGAGATTCATGTCAGTGGTCACGCCGCACAAGAAGAACAAAAACTGATGTTGCGTTTGGTGAAACCAAAATTTTTCTTACCGGTTCATGGTGAATATAATCATATTGCCAAACATCGTGATACCGCAATAAGCTGTGGCGTTTCATCTAAAAATATATTATTAATGAGCGATGGCGATCAAATCGAAGTGTGTCCAAAATACATGAAAAAGGTCAAGACGGTCAAAACGGGTAAAGTCTTTGTTGATAATCAATTAAACGAAAAAATAGCCAATGATGTCGTGATGGATCGACAAAAGATGGCCGATTCTGGTTTGGTGATGATTATCGCACAGGTGGATGGAAAAGAGTTTAAATTGAGCAGTAGACCAAAAGTAGCCAGTTATGGATTGGTTTCGGATAAAGATGATAGAAAATTTTCACTCGAGATGGAAGGGGTGATTGACCAGTTTACTATCAATGCTAAAAAAGAACTTTTTGAAAATAAAAGAGCACTTGAGAATGAGTTACGACAAGTAGTGAGAAAACATATTTATAGAAAAATGAAAAAATATCCTACAATCGTTCCGACCATATTTGTAATGTAA
- a CDS encoding KpsF/GutQ family sugar-phosphate isomerase codes for MNFIEIAQDVLKLEAKELLDAAVKIDAEMEKAVELISHIKGKLIVTGVGKSGLIGAKIAATFASTGTSSFFIHPTEALHGDLGMIDKNDAVLAISYSGESDELIKILPHVKRFDVPLIAMARTKNSSLGKYGDIFLSIDVSKEACPLGAAPTTSTTLTLAMGDALAVCLMKKKNFQKEDFASFHPGGSLGKQLFIKVKDLMKKDELPIVNAKTSLKEAIVVMSEGRLGNVMIVDDQQRLLAILSDGDLRRALMRDDFSIEALALSYATKNPKTLQGDNLLASDALALVESYKIQLLAIVDDDNRLIGTLHIHDLIEAGIK; via the coding sequence ATGAACTTTATAGAGATTGCACAAGATGTCTTGAAATTGGAAGCAAAAGAGTTGTTAGATGCCGCCGTCAAAATTGATGCGGAGATGGAAAAAGCGGTCGAGCTAATTAGTCATATTAAAGGCAAACTCATCGTAACCGGTGTGGGTAAAAGTGGGTTGATTGGCGCGAAAATCGCTGCAACATTTGCCAGTACTGGAACCAGCAGCTTTTTTATTCATCCTACTGAGGCTTTGCATGGTGATTTGGGAATGATTGATAAAAATGATGCGGTATTGGCGATTAGTTACAGTGGTGAGAGTGATGAATTGATCAAAATATTGCCGCATGTCAAACGATTTGATGTCCCTTTAATCGCTATGGCACGAACAAAAAATTCTTCTTTAGGCAAATATGGTGATATATTTTTGTCCATCGATGTCTCTAAAGAGGCGTGTCCTCTTGGGGCTGCCCCTACTACGTCTACTACATTGACTTTAGCGATGGGAGATGCCCTTGCGGTGTGTCTCATGAAGAAGAAAAATTTTCAAAAAGAAGATTTCGCATCGTTTCATCCCGGGGGTAGTTTAGGCAAGCAACTTTTTATTAAAGTCAAAGATTTGATGAAAAAGGATGAACTCCCTATTGTCAATGCCAAAACCAGTCTCAAAGAGGCTATTGTCGTGATGAGTGAGGGACGATTGGGTAATGTCATGATTGTTGATGACCAACAACGCCTACTTGCTATATTGAGTGATGGGGATTTAAGACGGGCATTGATGCGTGATGATTTTTCGATTGAAGCCCTCGCCCTCTCGTATGCAACCAAAAATCCAAAAACACTCCAAGGGGACAATTTACTAGCTAGTGATGCGCTTGCCCTTGTTGAGTCGTATAAAATTCAATTGCTCGCGATTGTCGATGATGACAATAGACTCATCGGGACCTTACATATTCATGACCTTATCGAAGCAGGTATCAAATGA
- a CDS encoding pseudouridine synthase has product MKPIRLNKMISHNTKYSRREADKLIQEGAVSVDGVVVTDLSTKVTFDNKIKLKGRSLYQKTKYSVIVYHKQKGELVSKKDDRGRKTIYDTLPSKFAHFMSVGRLDFTSEGLLLLSDAPDIVSALMHGDLERIYYVKIKGPVTEHMQTAMKEGLFLEDASKGGHEMSKVHSMEFAPFVGYRIIKNTPTYSTIKVVINEGKNRELRRFFGYFDAEVVGLKRVSYGKIDLDALKPGKHRFLTASEYDNLRDYLAYSKSEKRDQ; this is encoded by the coding sequence ATGAAGCCTATCCGACTCAATAAAATGATATCCCACAATACGAAGTATTCCAGGAGAGAGGCGGACAAACTGATACAAGAAGGTGCGGTGAGTGTTGATGGTGTTGTTGTCACAGACTTGTCAACAAAAGTGACCTTTGATAATAAAATCAAACTCAAAGGCAGAAGTCTCTACCAAAAAACCAAATACTCAGTGATTGTCTATCATAAACAAAAAGGCGAATTGGTGAGTAAAAAAGATGATAGAGGAAGAAAAACGATTTATGATACCCTCCCCTCAAAATTTGCACACTTTATGAGCGTAGGACGATTGGATTTTACCAGTGAGGGGTTATTGCTGCTCAGTGATGCTCCTGATATCGTCTCTGCGTTGATGCATGGAGATTTAGAGCGTATCTATTATGTCAAGATTAAAGGCCCGGTTACTGAGCACATGCAAACGGCCATGAAAGAAGGATTATTTCTCGAAGATGCCAGCAAGGGCGGTCATGAGATGAGTAAAGTGCATTCGATGGAGTTTGCCCCATTTGTGGGGTATCGTATCATAAAAAACACCCCAACCTACTCTACCATCAAAGTCGTTATCAATGAAGGGAAAAACCGAGAATTACGACGTTTCTTTGGATATTTTGATGCCGAAGTTGTTGGATTAAAAAGAGTGAGTTATGGCAAGATAGACCTTGATGCCCTCAAACCGGGAAAACACCGATTTTTAACGGCTAGTGAATATGATAATCTCAGGGATTATTTGGCCTATTCCAAAAGTGAAAAGCGTGATCAATAA
- a CDS encoding replication-associated recombination protein A, translating into MNNFSLAYRPSHIEEMCGQQHLCAPDAPFRKLLEKKSLSHSIFFGPAGVGKTTLAKIVAKSMELPFFELDATNFKLEDIRKILANHRNALLKPLIFIDEVHRLSKTQQEALLLPMENHEAIIIGASTENPYFTLTSGIRSRSSLFEFFSLEAKDLERVLEMIHQKIDFEIKPDAKAYLIDSSAGDVRSMLNLLEFALKVDRCVDLKTLKALRPNALKDGVSSSNTHYDLISAMIKSVRGSDVDASIYYLARLIDGGESADFIARRLVILASEDIGNANPNALNLANSCLQSVSKIGFPEARIILAQTIVYLAASPKSNSAYLAINQALDYVKNEKRLEVPKHLTKLGSKAYQYPHDFGGWVAQSYLPKPLHFYETSGIGFEKTLQEWLEKIKQNKKK; encoded by the coding sequence ATCAATAACTTTTCTTTAGCATATCGTCCCTCTCATATAGAAGAGATGTGTGGACAGCAGCATCTCTGTGCTCCTGATGCGCCATTTCGAAAACTGTTGGAAAAAAAGAGTCTGTCCCATTCTATATTTTTTGGTCCCGCAGGCGTGGGAAAAACAACGCTAGCAAAGATTGTTGCCAAGAGTATGGAACTCCCCTTTTTTGAGTTGGATGCGACCAATTTCAAGCTGGAAGATATTCGGAAAATTTTGGCAAATCATCGCAATGCTTTATTGAAGCCTTTGATTTTTATTGATGAGGTACACCGCCTTTCAAAAACACAACAAGAAGCCCTACTTCTGCCTATGGAAAATCACGAGGCTATTATCATCGGGGCTTCTACTGAAAACCCCTATTTTACATTGACCAGTGGTATCCGGTCGCGATCTTCTTTGTTTGAATTTTTCTCTCTGGAAGCGAAGGATTTAGAACGCGTATTGGAGATGATTCATCAAAAGATTGATTTTGAAATCAAACCCGATGCCAAAGCCTATTTGATTGATTCATCTGCTGGAGATGTGCGTTCTATGCTGAATCTATTAGAATTCGCTCTCAAAGTGGATAGGTGTGTGGATCTAAAAACCCTAAAAGCGCTCCGACCTAATGCCCTCAAAGATGGTGTGAGTTCGAGTAATACCCATTATGACCTTATTAGCGCTATGATTAAGAGTGTCAGAGGCAGTGATGTGGATGCGAGTATTTACTATCTCGCCCGCTTGATTGATGGCGGAGAAAGTGCTGATTTTATCGCAAGGCGTTTGGTGATATTGGCCAGTGAAGATATTGGAAATGCCAATCCTAATGCGCTCAATCTTGCCAATAGTTGCTTGCAAAGTGTGAGTAAAATCGGTTTCCCTGAAGCCCGGATTATTTTGGCGCAAACCATTGTCTATCTTGCTGCTTCTCCAAAATCAAACAGTGCCTATTTGGCGATTAATCAAGCTTTGGATTATGTAAAAAATGAAAAAAGGCTGGAGGTTCCCAAGCACTTGACAAAACTAGGCTCCAAAGCATATCAATATCCTCATGATTTTGGCGGATGGGTCGCACAATCTTATCTACCCAAGCCACTACATTTTTATGAAACATCAGGGATAGGGTTTGAAAAAACATTACAAGAATGGCTTGAAAAAATTAAGCAAAATAAGAAAAAATAG
- a CDS encoding glutaredoxin family protein — translation MAEIKKQKRVVIFTAPGCSWCSTAKQYLKKKEIKFKTIDISKDPDAAKDCKRHGCTGVPVLLIGSRWICGFDKAKIDQELKK, via the coding sequence ATGGCAGAAATTAAAAAACAAAAACGTGTTGTCATTTTTACAGCTCCAGGATGTAGCTGGTGCAGCACCGCAAAACAATATCTTAAAAAGAAAGAGATTAAATTTAAAACAATCGATATCAGTAAAGACCCCGATGCCGCCAAAGATTGCAAACGACATGGCTGCACCGGAGTACCGGTTTTATTGATCGGATCGCGTTGGATCTGTGGATTTGATAAAGCAAAGATCGATCAAGAATTAAAAAAATAA
- a CDS encoding YdcF family protein — MSIIYIFSKLFTYLLLPPGIFIIALFVAAWYAKRFQTLLLSLALTFYLLSNSFVADAMLKSLEAPYNKAPMKAKNIDAVVVLAGGSVSNSTNFPLGTDAFKRALWGLSLAKAQNLPLLFSGGGLDHNNSESKAFLQSVQELNHSLDLTIPISDRLIPGYFNVSVEDKSLDTMQNARFSKAIFDKAGIQKPLIYLVTSAYHMRRAMILYHHVGFRVIPAATDIKIGDSPRTVWDYFPNMSALRHSYLALHEYFGILSLALRNEI, encoded by the coding sequence ATGTCAATCATCTATATTTTCTCCAAGCTTTTCACCTATCTTTTGTTGCCACCGGGCATCTTTATCATCGCACTCTTTGTAGCAGCATGGTATGCTAAAAGATTTCAAACGCTTCTTTTATCATTGGCATTAACCTTCTATTTGTTAAGCAATTCCTTTGTCGCTGATGCGATGTTGAAATCCTTAGAAGCTCCGTACAATAAGGCACCCATGAAAGCAAAAAACATCGATGCGGTTGTCGTACTTGCTGGGGGAAGTGTGAGCAATAGTACTAATTTTCCACTCGGCACTGATGCTTTTAAAAGAGCACTGTGGGGGCTGTCTCTTGCTAAAGCACAAAATCTCCCCTTACTCTTTAGTGGGGGCGGATTGGACCACAACAATAGCGAATCAAAAGCTTTTTTACAAAGTGTCCAAGAATTGAATCACTCTCTTGATCTTACCATTCCAATCTCAGATAGGCTTATTCCAGGATATTTTAATGTTAGTGTTGAAGATAAAAGTCTCGATACGATGCAAAATGCACGCTTCTCCAAAGCAATCTTTGATAAAGCCGGTATTCAGAAACCACTGATTTATCTGGTGACTTCGGCTTATCACATGAGGCGCGCGATGATACTGTATCACCATGTTGGCTTTCGCGTGATTCCAGCAGCCACAGATATCAAAATAGGAGATTCCCCTAGAACTGTTTGGGATTATTTTCCGAATATGAGCGCATTGAGACACAGTTATCTTGCCCTGCATGAATACTTTGGAATCTTAAGTCTCGCACTGAGAAATGAAATATAA